The Pseudomonas fluorescens nucleotide sequence AGCCAGCTTGCGGGCCAGCCAGCGTGACAACAGGCGCGGGCTGAAGGCCAGCCAACGGTTGCGGCGGCCGGGGATGATCAGGGCGCGGTTCTTGTCCAGAGCGCGCACGGTGTACAGCGCTACCTCCTCGGGGCTCAGGCAGCGCTGGCCTTTCTCCAGGCGCGGGATCTGCCGCAGCGGCGAACGCACAGGGCCGGGGCAGAGCACCGAGACTTTGATGCCGGTGCGTTTGAGTTCTTCGCGCAGGCCTTCGGAAAAGTGCAGTACATACGCCTTGCTCGCCGCATAGCTGCTCATCCACGGCCCGGGGGCGAAAGCGGCGAGGGACGCGACGTTGAGGATCTGCCCGCCACCCTGGACCGCCATGGCATTACCCAAGGCATGGCAAAGACGGGTCAGGGCAAGAATGTTGACCTCGATCAGGTCCTGCTCGTCGCTCCACTCCTGGGCCAGGAAATGCCCATAGGAGCGAATGCCGGCGCAGTTGACCAGCAGGTCGATGTGGCGCTCGCTTTCTTCCAGTTCCAGCAAGAAACCCGACAGGCGCAAGGGTTCGCCCAAATCGCAGGCGCGAAACAGCACTTCGACGCCAAAGCGCTGGGTCAGCTCGATGGCGATGCTTTCCAGCGGGTCGCGCTGGCGTGCCACCAGGATCAGATTGCGTCCCCGACGTGCCAGCGCCTCGGCCAGTGCCAGGCCCAAGCCGCTGGAGGCACCGGTGATCATGGCGTAACGGGTCATGCAGTTCTCCAGTCGGGAAGGGTGGCCAAAGTGCGCAGTTTACAGGTGCGGCGACCGGAGTGCTGCTACCAGTCGCGTGCTTAGATACCGGGTCTGATTGCGGCCAGGTAAGCAACCCCGGCAAGCAATACCAGCCACAGCCAGGCCAGGATCACCACGGCGTTGTTATTGGGCGCCGGCGGTGGCCCGAAGCGGTTGCTGCCTCGCGTGCCGGGCATCAGCACCAGCACCAGAAGGAGGAAGTTGCCGACCCATGGCAGTACCGACAGCCAGCAGAACCAGCCGCTCCAGTTCAGGTCGTGCAGGCGCTGGACGATGAACAGCATGCTCAAAATCCGCGCGGACAACAGGCCGATCATCACCAGGCCGCCCAGGTCCATCGATACTGAACTGGACAGCATGGCCACCAGCATGATGCCGCCCATGGTCGCGGCGAACAAAGCCATACCCCATGCCAGCAGCCGCACGCGGCCAATTCGCCCTTCCAGGCTCATGACCTTGGGTTTGCTCGAGTTGGCGAGAATCAGGGTGTCATTCATGCAGGCTTCCTTTGCCGTGATAAAGCGTAAATCAGCCCGGCCAGTGGCGGCTCAGGGTTGCTGCCGAGGCGAGGGCCTGGCGGTACTCGGCATCCAGGCGGGTGATCAGTTGCTCGACCGAGCACAGCTGGTCGATGGCACCGACACCTTGTCCGGCAGACCAGACGGTCTTCCAGGCCTTGGCCTCGTCGTGAATGGGTTTGAGCTTGGTCTCGGTGTGGATGCGCAGGGCGGCCATGTCGAAACCGGCGTTTTCCAGGCTCTGGCGCATGAAGCTGGCAGGCACTCCGGAAACCGCAGCGGTGTGGATGATATCGGCTGCCTTGGCTTCAAGCATCATTTCTTTGTAGGGGCCCGGCGCCTGGCTCTCGTGGGTGGCGATAAAGCGTGTGCCCAGGTAGGCGAGGTCGGCGCCGAGCAGCTGTGCGGCGAGGATTTCCTGGCCACGGTTGATGCAGCCTGCCAGCAGTAACGTCTTGTCGAAGAATTGGCGAATTTCAGCGACCAGGGCGAACGGGCTCCAGGTCCCGGCGTGGCCACCGGCGCCCGCCGCCACGGCAATCAAGCCGTCGACGCCGGCTTCGGCGGCTTTCTCGGCATGCCGGCGGGTGGTTACATCGTGGAACACCAGGCCGCCATAGCGGTGTACGGTATCGACCAGCTCCTTCACCGCCCCGAGGCTGGTGATGACGATCGGTACCCGGTGCTCGACGCACAGCGCCAGGTCCGCCTGCAGGCGCGGGTTGCTCTGGTGCACGATCAGGTTGACCGCATAGGGCGCAGGCTTGTCGAGGGCCGCCAGGCCGGTTTCGATCTCCTCCAGCCAGGCCTTGAAGCCGGCACTGTCGCGCTGGTTCAGTGCCGGGAAACTGCCAACCACGCCATTGGCACAGCAGGCCAGCACCAGTTGCGGGTTGGAGATCAGAAACATCGGCGCCGCTACGACCGGAAGACGCAAGCGTTGTTCGAGCAGGGCAGGCAATGACATGGCAGGTTTCCCGAGGCTGAGTATGGGCTTAGGTTAGAACGGTTTGACCACCACCAGAATTACCACGGCCAGCAGGACCAGTACCGGTACTTCATTGAACCAGCGGTAGAACACGTGGCTGCGCTTGTTCTCGCCGCGAGCGAAGCGCTTGAGCTGCGCGCCGCACATGTGGTGGTAACCGATCAGCAGCACCACCAGGGTGAGCTTGGCGTGCATCCAGCCCTGGCTCATGAAGCCCGGGGTCAGGCTCAGCAACCAGATACCGAAGACCAGTGTGGCGATCATTGCTGGCAGCATGATGCCGCGGTACAGCTTGCGCTCCATGATCACGAAGCGTTCCTGGCTGATGCTGTCCTGGCTTTGCGCGTGGTAGACGAACAGACGCGGCAAGTAGAACAGGCCGGCGAACCAGCAGACCACGCTGACGATATGCAGCGCTTTGATCCAGAGAAAAAGCATGGGGTTGAGTTCCTTCAGGGTTCACGGTCGTCAGATAGTAGAGGCTAGGGGCCCTGCGAGCCATCGCAACAGTTGTGGGCGTGTTTCAGCGCCCCTATTATCGTGGGCTTTCCTGTTGGTTCGTTGATAAGGGGCATGCGTTATGGTCAAGGTCGGTATCGTTGGCGGCACGGGTTACACCGGGGTCGAATTGCTGCGTCTGTTGGCACAGCATCCACAGGCCGAGGTGGCGGTGATCACTTCGCGTTCCGAAGCTGGCCTGGCGGTCGCCGATATGTACCCGAACCTGCGCGGCCATTACGACGGCCTGGCCTTCAGCGTACCGGACGTGAAGGCCCTGGCCGCCTGCGACGTGGTGTTCTTCGCCACCCCGCACGGTGTCGCCCATGCCCTGGCGGGCGAGCTGCTGGCCGCTGGCACCAAGGTCATCGACCTGTCCGCCGACTTCCGCCTGCAGGACGCCGATGAATGGGCCAAGTGGTACGGCCAGCCGCACGGCGCACCGGAGCTGCTCAAAGATGCGGTCTACGGCCTGCCTGAAGTCAATCGCGAGCAGATTCGCCAGGCTCGCCTGATCGCCGTACCGGGTTGCTACCCTACCGCCACCCAACTGGGCTTCCTGCCGCTGCTCGAGGCCGGGATCGCCGACGCCTCGCGCCTGATCGCCGACTGCAAGTCCGGTGTCAGTGGCGCCGGTCGTGGTGCGGCGGTGGGTTCGCTGTTCTGTGAGGCGGGCGAGAGCATGAAGGCTTATGCGGTCAAAGGGCACCGTCACCTGCCGGAAATTACCCAGGGCCTGCGCCGGGCTGCGGGGGGTGAGGTCGGGCTGACTTTCGTGCCGCACCTGACGCCGATGATTCGCGGTATACATTCGACCCTCTACGCTACCGTCGCCGATACCTCGGTCGATCTGCAGGCGCTGTTCGAGAAGCGCTATGCCGATGAACCGTTCGTCGACGTAATGCCGGCGGGCAGCCACCCGGAAACCCGTAGCGTGCGTGGCGCCAACGTCTGCCGGATTGCCGTGCACCGCCCGCAAGGCGGCGACCTGGTGGTGGTACTGTCGGTGATCGACAACCTAGTCAAGGGCGCGTCGGGGCAGGCGGTACAGAACCTCAACATCCTCTTTGGCCTGGACGAGCGCATGGGGCTTTCCCATGCGGGCTTGCTGCCCTAACCGGCGTGCTTGAAGCTGCAAGTTGGCGCCGGGCGCAGTCCGTTTATAGCTTGCGGCTAGCCGCTTGCAGCTTTTGTATTGTTGACCGCTTTTCTCGGAGAAGCGGATAATGCGCGTCATCACGCATTATGGCGGCATAGCGCCGGGAGATAGTCAGCATGAGCGTCGAATCCTTCACCCCTGTGGCATTGCAGTTCACTGAGGGTGCAGCGCACAAGGTGAAGACCCTGGTCGATGAAGAAGGCAATGATCGCCTGAAGTTGCGAGTTTTCGTGACCGGCGGCGGTTGCTCGGGTTTTCAGTACGGTTTCACTTTCGATGAAGACGTTGCCGAAGACGACACCATCGTCGAGCGCGAAGGCGTGGCTCTGGTCGTCGATCCAATGAGTTTCCAATACCTGGCAGGAGCCGAAGTGGATTACCAGGAAGGCCTGGAAGGCTCGCGTTTCGTCATCAAGAACCCAAACGCCACCACGACCTGTGGTTGCGGTTCTTCGTTCTCGATCTGATCGCAAGGGCAGTACCGCAAACGCCGCGCCGATGCGCGGCGTTTTGCTACCTGCGGTTTATGCCGGGTAGATCGCGCCCAGTACCCGCAGGCCACGGGCAGCCGTGACGCTGGGGCGGTTGGCGGGGATGTGTTCCAGGCAGCAGTGGGCCAGCCAGGCGAAGGCCATGGCTTCAACCCAGTCTGGGTCGATCCCGCAAGCGGCAGTGCTGCTGACCCGGGCATTGGGCAGCAGGGCTGCCAGGCGCTGCATCAGCACGCTGTTGTGGGCGCCGCCACCGCAGACCAGCACAGCCTGGGTATCTTCCTGCGCCGCTTGCAACGAGCTGACGATGCTGCGGGCGGTCAATTCCAGCAGCGTGGCCTGCACATCTTCATCCCGAACGCTTGGTTGAGATGCCAGATGCTGGTTAAGCCAAGGCAGGTTGAACACTTCGCGGCCGGTGCTTTTCGGGCCGGTACCGGCGAAGAACGGGTCGCTTAGCAGCGAGGCGAGCAGGTCGGGAATGACCTGGCCGGTGCCAGCCCAGGCGCCATTGGCGTCATAGCTGTGCCCCTGTTTCTGCTGAATCCAGGCGTCGAGCAGCACGTTACCCGGCCCGCAGTCGAAGCCACTGACCGGCTTGTCCTGTTCGATCAGGCTCAGATTGCTGAAACCACCGACATTAAGCACGGCCAGACGTTGGCCCTGGTGGGCGAACAGCGCTTCGTGGAAGGCCGGTACCAGTGGCGCACCCTGGCCGCCGGCAGCAACATCACGGCGGCGGAAGTCACTGACGACACTGATACCGCTGAGCTCGGCTAGCAGCGCCGGGTTGCCGATTTGTACGGTAAAGCCGCGCGCCGGTTCGTGGCGAATGGTCTGGCCGTGGCTGCCGATCGCGCGAATGGCCTCAGGCTTGAGGTCGTGGGCGGCCAGCAGGTGCTGGATACCTTCGGCGGCAAGCTGCACCCACTGGTTCTCGGCCAGGGCCGCGCGGGCGATCTCGTCAGGCCCGCTGGCGCACAGGTCGAGCAGGTCCTGGCGCAGGTTGGCGGGCATGGGGATGTAATGGGTGGCGAGCAGCTTGAGGTGCTGCTGCTGTTCGATCAAGGCGATGTCCAGGCCATCGAGGCTGGTCCCGGACATCACACCCAGATAGAGCGGCATTGCTTAGCGCTTGCTCGAGGCGAGCAGGGTGGCCTTTTCCTGGTCCATGCGGGCGACCAGTGGCTGGCTCTGCTGCAGGAAGCGCTGGCGCTCGGCCTTGGCGATCGGGTCAGCCATCGGCAGCTTCTGCCCGAGCGGGTCGACGTGTACGCCGTTGACCTGGAACTCGTAGTGCAGGTGCGGGCCAGTGGACAGGCCGGTGGTGCCGATGTAGCCGATGATCTGCCCTTGCTTGACGGTACCGCCGGTCTTCACGCCCTTGGCGAAGCCCTGCATGTGCCCGTACAGGGTCTGGTAGCGGTTGCCGTGCTGGATGATCACGGTATTGCCGTAACCGCCGCGGCGGCCTGCCAGCAGAACCTTGCCATCACCGGCGGCCTTGATCGGTGTGCCACGCGGTGCCGCGTAGTCGACGCCTTTGTGCGCGCGGATCTTGTTCAGAATCGGGTGCTTGCGGCCTGCCGAGAAGCGCGAGCTGATACGGGCGAAGTCAACCGGAGTACGGATGAACGCCTTGCGCATGCTGTTGCCGTCGGCCGTGTAGTAGTTGGTGTTGCCTTGTTTGTTGGTATAGCGCACCGCGGTGAAGCTCTTGCCGCGGTTGGTAAAGCGGGCGGAGAGGATATTGCCGGTGCCGACGACCTTGCCGTTCATGACCTTCTGTTCGTAGATCACGTCGAACTCGTCGCCCTGGCGGATATCCTGGGCGAAGTCGATGTCGTAACCGAAGATGCGCGCCATATCCATGGTCAGGTTGTGATTCAGGCCGGCACGTTGAGCCGAGGCCGACAACGAACTCTTGA carries:
- a CDS encoding SDR family NAD(P)-dependent oxidoreductase, whose translation is MTRYAMITGASSGLGLALAEALARRGRNLILVARQRDPLESIAIELTQRFGVEVLFRACDLGEPLRLSGFLLELEESERHIDLLVNCAGIRSYGHFLAQEWSDEQDLIEVNILALTRLCHALGNAMAVQGGGQILNVASLAAFAPGPWMSSYAASKAYVLHFSEGLREELKRTGIKVSVLCPGPVRSPLRQIPRLEKGQRCLSPEEVALYTVRALDKNRALIIPGRRNRWLAFSPRLLSRWLARKLAGAINQAYCPR
- the erpA gene encoding iron-sulfur cluster insertion protein ErpA: MSVESFTPVALQFTEGAAHKVKTLVDEEGNDRLKLRVFVTGGGCSGFQYGFTFDEDVAEDDTIVEREGVALVVDPMSFQYLAGAEVDYQEGLEGSRFVIKNPNATTTCGCGSSFSI
- a CDS encoding NAD(P)H-dependent flavin oxidoreductase codes for the protein MSLPALLEQRLRLPVVAAPMFLISNPQLVLACCANGVVGSFPALNQRDSAGFKAWLEEIETGLAALDKPAPYAVNLIVHQSNPRLQADLALCVEHRVPIVITSLGAVKELVDTVHRYGGLVFHDVTTRRHAEKAAEAGVDGLIAVAAGAGGHAGTWSPFALVAEIRQFFDKTLLLAGCINRGQEILAAQLLGADLAYLGTRFIATHESQAPGPYKEMMLEAKAADIIHTAAVSGVPASFMRQSLENAGFDMAALRIHTETKLKPIHDEAKAWKTVWSAGQGVGAIDQLCSVEQLITRLDAEYRQALASAATLSRHWPG
- a CDS encoding peptidoglycan DD-metalloendopeptidase family protein; amino-acid sequence: MTNEPPKAPPLYPKSHLLAASGIAALLSLALLVFPSSEVEAKKTTLNLELESPAEQLKQEQDTPLTQNTDAAPSPFAQIDNSAAATEETAKAEPAPAAAAAAATPASKDPSHREVTVSRGDTLSTLFAKVGLPSTAVHEVLASNKQAKQFSQLKHGQVLQIELDKDGQLASLHSKLSDLETIRLTKSANGYAFNREISKPVMRSAYVHGVIKSSLSASAQRAGLNHNLTMDMARIFGYDIDFAQDIRQGDEFDVIYEQKVMNGKVVGTGNILSARFTNRGKSFTAVRYTNKQGNTNYYTADGNSMRKAFIRTPVDFARISSRFSAGRKHPILNKIRAHKGVDYAAPRGTPIKAAGDGKVLLAGRRGGYGNTVIIQHGNRYQTLYGHMQGFAKGVKTGGTVKQGQIIGYIGTTGLSTGPHLHYEFQVNGVHVDPLGQKLPMADPIAKAERQRFLQQSQPLVARMDQEKATLLASSKR
- the argC gene encoding N-acetyl-gamma-glutamyl-phosphate reductase, translated to MVKVGIVGGTGYTGVELLRLLAQHPQAEVAVITSRSEAGLAVADMYPNLRGHYDGLAFSVPDVKALAACDVVFFATPHGVAHALAGELLAAGTKVIDLSADFRLQDADEWAKWYGQPHGAPELLKDAVYGLPEVNREQIRQARLIAVPGCYPTATQLGFLPLLEAGIADASRLIADCKSGVSGAGRGAAVGSLFCEAGESMKAYAVKGHRHLPEITQGLRRAAGGEVGLTFVPHLTPMIRGIHSTLYATVADTSVDLQALFEKRYADEPFVDVMPAGSHPETRSVRGANVCRIAVHRPQGGDLVVVLSVIDNLVKGASGQAVQNLNILFGLDERMGLSHAGLLP
- the hemJ gene encoding protoporphyrinogen oxidase HemJ; this encodes MLFLWIKALHIVSVVCWFAGLFYLPRLFVYHAQSQDSISQERFVIMERKLYRGIMLPAMIATLVFGIWLLSLTPGFMSQGWMHAKLTLVVLLIGYHHMCGAQLKRFARGENKRSHVFYRWFNEVPVLVLLAVVILVVVKPF
- a CDS encoding anhydro-N-acetylmuramic acid kinase, yielding MPLYLGVMSGTSLDGLDIALIEQQQHLKLLATHYIPMPANLRQDLLDLCASGPDEIARAALAENQWVQLAAEGIQHLLAAHDLKPEAIRAIGSHGQTIRHEPARGFTVQIGNPALLAELSGISVVSDFRRRDVAAGGQGAPLVPAFHEALFAHQGQRLAVLNVGGFSNLSLIEQDKPVSGFDCGPGNVLLDAWIQQKQGHSYDANGAWAGTGQVIPDLLASLLSDPFFAGTGPKSTGREVFNLPWLNQHLASQPSVRDEDVQATLLELTARSIVSSLQAAQEDTQAVLVCGGGAHNSVLMQRLAALLPNARVSSTAACGIDPDWVEAMAFAWLAHCCLEHIPANRPSVTAARGLRVLGAIYPA
- a CDS encoding DUF805 domain-containing protein — its product is MNDTLILANSSKPKVMSLEGRIGRVRLLAWGMALFAATMGGIMLVAMLSSSVSMDLGGLVMIGLLSARILSMLFIVQRLHDLNWSGWFCWLSVLPWVGNFLLLVLVLMPGTRGSNRFGPPPAPNNNAVVILAWLWLVLLAGVAYLAAIRPGI